In the Symphalangus syndactylus isolate Jambi chromosome 17, NHGRI_mSymSyn1-v2.1_pri, whole genome shotgun sequence genome, GGCTGTGGATTGCTCTCTGGGGTCTCCGTGtgaaaatgtgtttgtgtgttcctgtgtgcatgcttaaatgtgtgtgtatatgagtgtgcaCACCTGGCATGCCTGTGTGCAGATGTGAGTACGTGCACATGTGGATTTGTGTTTCTGCAGCTGGTGCACATAAACACACACGTGTGGTATGCGGTGGGGATGCCTTCCTGCCTGTGTGCCCAGCCTGcgcatgggtgtgtgtgtttgcaacATGTGTGCTTGACTGTTGGAGGCTGGGCATGTAGGCAGACATGCAGGCTGGAGCCAGTGGTGTCTGTGTGGGGCTGGACCTTGGTGTCAGGGCGTGCCCATGGCGGGGGCATACTCGGCTGTTCCATGGGACCCAAATCTAGTCATTCTTGGAAATTTGTATATTTCCTCTCATCTCAAGCGGAGACCAAAGGAGGGCAGCCAGATTTGGTTGAGTGGAGGCGTGGGGCAGGAGTGTTAGGACGCCTAGGTATATGTAGGAGTCCGGTAAAGGCCCTCTGGGATGGGAGCCCCTTTCACACTCTCCACCCTGGCTGCCAGCGTGGGATGGAAGTAGCGAGGTGGGGTCTGTATGTCTCCATCTTTGTCtctatttctctgtctctctctccatctccctctgtatctcctcctttttctcatctctgtctcctcatccctcttattctctctctgtctctcacagtCTGTTTCACGTGCGCTCTCTCtgatctgtctctgtctctccctgatTCTCAATCTCTCTGCtggtttttctctctccctcccacccccatgaGTGACAACTGCCGAGAGCGGTTTCCATAGTAACCCAGCTCACCGTCCCTAGGAGATGAAGCCACCATGTTCCCCATTAACAGGAGGCATGCAGTTACCCAAGGGGGCAGAGCTCACACAGGAGAGGCTGGCCCAGCTCCGTCCTCAGACCAGGTTccagcccagccccacccagcaGGCGGTCCAGCCTGCCAAGGCCCCTGGTCCACTGAGCACGTGAACCCACACTCCATTCCACAGATGGTGACTGCCTGGCCCCTCTTGATCCCGACAAAGTTGGGCAGGGGCCTCTGCTGGGCACCATGAAAGTGCGGGGACCATCAGTGCCCACCTCTGCCTGGCAGGTCCGGGGAgcagacagaaagacagacagacagacagggacCCAGGCCCGGCGAGGCAGCTTCTAGCCCTAGTACTCGGTGCGGGCTGAGTGCACCAGAGGGAAAGGTCATCTCCGCCTGGAGGGGGAGCAGTGGAGCAGAGACCCTAAAAAACTGCAGGGAGGGCATTCCAGGCGGGGGCGCCGCCTGGGCAAAGGCTGGGAGATGGGAGCGTGCGGGGCCCGTGGGAGGGTGGAGAGATCCGGGGCAGGGAAAGGGCGCGGCTGGGTCCTCCCTCGCACGCGCAGAACCGGAGCTGGCAGGGCCCGGGCGCCGCGTCTTCCTGCCCTGCCTCCTCCACTctgctggagggagggaggaatccCGGAGGCCCTCCCGGAGGCCGGGGACTCGGCTGAGGTGGGTGTCGCCGCCCACAGGGGACCGGAAGCTGTTCGTGGGGATGCTGAACAAGCAGCAGTCGGAGGAGGACGTGCTGCGGCTGTTCCAGCCCTTCGGGGTCATTGACGAGTGCACCGTGCTCCGGGGGCCTGACGGCAGCAGCAAAGGTGACTGGCGGGGGCCAGGGCGGGACTGCGAGAGGGGCGGGGCTAGCTCTGGGGGCGGGGCCTGTGGGGAGGGTGGGGCCTGCAGCATGGGGAGGAGCTGGCTCTGGGGTGGGACTCTGGGGAGGAGCGGGGCTTCTCCAGGGGTGGAGTCTGTGGGTGaggctgcaggggcggggccttGGAGAGGGGCGGAATtgcaggggcggggcctggggagggggtggggctgCAGGGTGGGGAGGAGCTGGCTCTGAGGGCGGGGCCTGTGGGGCAGggccctggggaggggaggggcttcTCCAAGGGTGGGCCCTTGGGGAGAGGTGTGGCTGCAGGGTGGGGAGGAGCTGGCTCTGAGGATGTAGCCCTGGAGAGGCCCGAGGCTTCTCCAGAGGTGAAGTCTGTAGGTGAGGCTGCAAGGGTGGGGTCTTGGGTAGGGGAGGGGCTGCGGGGGTGGGTTAAAATACTTAGGGTTAGGAGGGACTGGCTCCAGGGGGAGGGGCCCTGGGAAGGGTCGGGCTGAGCATATAGGGGGTGGGGCTGGCCAGGTGGGGCGGGGCCAGGCCCAtaggaggctggggctggctgGGAGGGGCTGGTTCACAGGGGTTGGGTGGAGCAGCGACTGGTCCCGCTTGATCCTACCTGCATGCTCTCTCTGCATGCTGGCTGTGGGGACGGGCCGTGAAGAGGGGCGGGGCTGCGGTGGGGTGGGCGGAGATGCAGGGGCGTGGCCTAGGGATGGGGCGGGGTCTTGGGGAAGGGCAAGGCTTCTCCAGGGGCTGCTTGTGGATGGGTATGCAGGGGCGTGGCCTTGGGATGAGGCGGTCTCTGGGGGAGGGGGAGTGGGGCTTCTCCAGGTGCTGCCTATGAGTAGGGATGCAGGGGCGTGGCCTTGTGATGGGGCGGGGTCTGGGGAGGGGCGGGGCTTCTCCACGGACAGAGTTACCTGTGCCCTGTGGTCTCAGATTCCTCCACCTGACTATTCGTAAAACTGTTTCCTCCTGGTTCTGTCTATGTGATTCGTCCATATGACTGACTGGTGGTCTCTGGTTGTGTCTGCCTGTCTGGCTATCTTCCTGCCTGAGAGTCCAAATGACGGTGTCTGGCGGTCTCTGTCCACAGATCTCATCATCTGGGACCGACTCCACTCTGGTCTTTCTTACCTTACTAGAACTGAATGTGTCCGATGGTTTCAGACCATTGCCtggttcttcctttttaaaattgagggctgggcgcggtggctcacacctgtaatcccagcactttgggaggctgaagcgggtggatcacgaggtcaggagttcaagaccagcctggccgagatggtgaaacgcgtctctacaaaaaatacaaaaattagctgggcgtggtggcaggcgcctgtaatcccagctactcgggaggctgaggcagagaattgcttgaacccgggaggcagaggttgcagtgagctgagatcacgccactacactctagcctgggcgacggagcaagactccgactcaaaaaaaaaaaaaaaatttgagatgtCTTCCACATCCCACCAAATTcaccctttaaaaatgtacagtgaagttttttttttttcctattcataaagccgtgcaaccatcaccactatgtaattccagaacattccaccccctccccccacaataTGGCTGGCCCTTCCATAGTACTCTACCAGTCTGGTGCCAGGTCCAGTGGCTTCTGTCTGTTCTATGGACTTTGTCCGTGGGACTGTGTTCGCATTCACCTGTGTCTGGTGGTCTCTGTGTGTTGGCTGGCTGTCTGCATTAGCCTGTGTCTGGTGGTCTCTGGTGGTCTGTCTGCTTGTGTGGCTCTGTCTGGGTCCGCTCCGGTCTGGAGGTTGATAATTTCCGTCTGTCTGGCTCTGGTTGGAAGGGTCTGTCTGTCTGGACCTGCGCGTGTCCCTGCTGACTCTGCCCATACGACTGTGTGTCCGGCGGTCTGTCACTTTAACTCTGCATATCTGATCATAACTTTCTGGACCTTGGTCCCTGTCATTTGTTCTGATGGAGGGGACCTCCTCCCTGACGGTTCCCAGCCTTGCACCGTCCATCTGGTTGTGTGCTTCACAAACTCTGTGAGTGACCGTCTAACCAGCTGTCCAGATGGCTGACTGACTTTCTGCTGGACTGAAGAGATGGCGGGCTGGCTGGCTGTGTGGGTGACCGGCTTTTTGTCTAACTCTGTGGCTGTCTGTCTGTGTGATTCTCCTCCATTCTGACCCTTGATCTAGCTGATTGTCCAGCTGTCTGTCTGAGCAGACGGCTGGCTGTCTTTCTGTTATCAATTCTCTCTGGCTGCATGTGTCTGACACTGGCCATGTAGGTCTCTCTGTCCCCTCTCCTGTGGCCCCCGCTCAGCCAGTCCTGTGACCCCATCACCCTCtacctcttcttcttctcttggAGCAGGCTGTGCTTTCGTGAAATTCTCCTCCCACACGGAGGCGCAGGCGGCCATCCACGCCTTGCACGGGAGCCAGACCATGCCGGTGAGTTGGAGCTGCCCTTGGCCGTGGGGGTGCGGGTGGGGGTGGAAAAGGGGTGAGGGGGACAGGGATGAAACAGGCCATATTCCTACCGTCGCTGTCATCCAGTAGCCCCTGGCTGTCCTTAAGAGGGGGCACAGGTGGAGAAAGAGGCACAGTCCCTGGCTGTGGTCCCTGGAGTGGGTATACACGTGTGAGTGTGTGCAGATATGGAGGTGAGTATGCAAGcgaagtgtatgtgtgtgcatggatGTATTACAAGTGTGTACGTGTGGGTGAGTGTGCATGTCTGGGTGTGAGTGTGCCTGAGACTgcatgcatgtgtgagtgtgtgtttgagtgtgtcATTACTAGTAGGCGAGTGTTATGTGAGTGCTATGTGCACGAGGGGTTTGCGTAAATATGTATGGACAAGTGTGCCATTGTGTGCTAGTGTAGAGATACTAGTGCATGTGCGTGTATGTGAGTGTACATGTGTGTTTCTActtgtgtgagcgtgtgtgtcaGTATGCCTGGGCCATGGGGGAGAAGCGCATGTGTGTGCATCTGCAGGTGTGTTTGcgggcaggtgtgtgtgtgtgtgcatgactgTGAGTGTGTCAGGATTGTGACTGATTGTGTACACGTTTGTGAGTATATGCAGGTCTGTGTGAGTATGggttgtgaatgtgtgtgtatgtgtgtacacgtAAGGGTGTCCTGGAGGGGATGACACCTGGGTTAGCTTTGCTGAGGCCAGGAGAGGCCCTGACAAGAAGAAAGGCTGGGAGGTGGCAACAGGCAGCCCGGAAGAGCCACAGAAGATGGGGCCGCAATGCGAGGCTGAGAAGCCTGGACTTTCTCCTAGGGCAGTGGGGAGCCACAGACAGTTTAGAGCAAGGGAGGAGACAGGCCAGGTTGGTTGCAAATATCCCTTTGGGGCTAATGTAGAGGATGGGCAGGGTGCAAGactggaggctgggaggccaaggaggaggcTAGGCCACGGTgcagctgagggaggaggaggcctgAGCTGGGGCCAGGTGGACAGGGAGGAGGGCTGATCAGAAAACAGACATTAGGGTGAGAATGGATGGGGGGCCTGTTGACTCACTGGTTGAGGGAGGGGTGGGGATTGGGGATAAGTCCCAGGGTCTGCAGCAGTGAGAGGCTGGGGGGGACCAAGGAGGCACTGGGGACGGCCCTTCCCCTGAGGAAGGAGGAGTCCCCAGGAGCCATCGTTCCTGCACACACATCTCCAAATCTGCTACAAGGAAGATGGGACCTGAGAGGAACAAGCCACCTCTCTCAGCTCTTAAAACCCAGGGGAGGGGCTTAGTTCTGCACAAGGGCAAGTGTTCCCAAGCTCAGAGATGTCCCAAGACAGGGCTGGTAGGTGTCTGGAGGAATGAGTTCTCTATCAAAGGGGACATGTCAGCGAAGACAGGGAGGCTACAGGGTGCATCCTGCTGGGAGCCAGCTCACCAGGGAGGAGCTGGTCAAAGGGGAAGATATTTTCCTTCTTGAGCCCCAAAGTCAGGGTGTGGGCTGGTTTGTGAGGGGTGGGAATGGCTTCCTAGGCCCCTGACCCCaaggctctcttttttttttttttttttgttgagacagagtctcgctctgtcacccaggttggagtacaatggcacaatctcggctcactgcaacctctgcctcctgggttcaggcgattctcctgcctcagcctcccaagtagctgggattacaggcacgcgccacaatacctggctaaattttgtatttgtagtagagatggggtttcaccatgttgttcgggctggtctcgaactcctgacctcaggtgatctgcccaccttggcctcccaaagtgctgggattacaggcatgagccactgtgcccggccaccaggCTTCTCTTGTTACCGATATCAGGACCTGTTGCAGCGTCCTGACTGCACAGACACTCCCTCGCTCACCACTGCTTCGACTGCCCAGGGCTGCCTGTTGGTGGATTTCAGCCTAGCCCTGTGGCACCTGGACAGCCATGGAGTGGGACGGCAGTCACATGGGTTTCTGTCTGTGCTCCAGCAAAGCAGGGCCCCAATCCCCACCAGTGACTACTGTCCGCTGTCCACTGGGTAGATGGGCCACAGGTTCATCTGACTGCAAAGGGCACAAAAATCTGGGGCTGgggacgggcacggtggctcacgcctgtaatcccagcactttgggaggccgaggcgggtggatcacttgaggtcaggagttagagaccagcctggccaacatagtgaaaccccgtctctactaaaaataaaaaaaattagctgggcgtggtggtgggcgcctgtaatcccagctactcgagaggctgaggcaggagaatcacttgaacctgggaggaggaggttgcagtgagcagagatcgcaccattgcactccagcctgggcaacaagagcgaaactccgtctccaaaaaaaaaaaaaaaaaaaaaaaaaaaaaaaaaaaatctgggtctGAACTGCCTGCTAGCTCCAGGGCATGGGGGACAGAGTCAGGATTATCTACTTGTCCCGCCTTGTTCCTCTCCTGTGGCTGGAATCTCACCTGTTCTCAGGTGTGAGTGAGAGTTGGAGGGTCACCCGTCTGTGCCCCAGTTGTTCCTTTCTGGAGATTGGAGTTTCAGGTGTGGGGTGACAATGGCAGGTTCGTCCATCTGAGCCCACTGTTTTCCTTTGGAAGCTGGTTTCTCACCTGTTCTCAGGTGAGCAGAAGTCATAGTTGCCTCCACCTGTGCCTCCCTGTTCTTCTCCAGCGGCGGGATTCTCCATCTGTTTTGAGTGTGTGGCTGACAGTCAGGGCTACTACCTGTGCCCCATCACAGCCTCCTGGGCCTGGGCGCTGCACCTGTGCAGATGCTGCTGGGCCCAGGATGCTGATCTCCATGCGGTCCTCGCTGTGGCCCTGGCTCCTGGGGTGGGGGCCTGTGGACATGGCCGACAGCCACTGGCATTACACCCTTCACCCAGGAGGCCTGAGCTAACATGAATCCAGGGACCCCAGAGTCCTGGCTACCTCCCAGCCTGTTTCCCTCCCCGCTCGCCGCTGCCCCTGCAGGGAGCCTCCTCCAGCCTGGTGGTCAAGTTCGCCGACACAGACAAGGAGCGGACACTCCGGCGCATGCAGCAGATGGTGGGCCAGCTGGGCATCCTGACGCCGTCCCTCACACTGCCCTTCAGCCCCTACAGTGCCTACGCCCAGGCTGTGAGTGACCCAGTGACAGCTTCGGGGGTCTGGCTCCGTCTCTCTCAGTCTCCGTCTACTCTCTTTCGGGGGCTCCTGCCTCTTGGCCCATCTCCCGCCTCTCCCTCCATCTCCCTGACTCAGGGTCCTCTCCTGGCGTGGCTGAACCCCAATTCCAAATTAAGACCAAGCTCAGACCAAGCCCCTAAATCCAGAAGACTGAGCCCTAATCTCACATTAACACCCAATCTTGGACCAAGCCCCAGAACCTGGCTATGCCCCACATCTAAATTAGGCCCAATTCTGGCTGAACCCCAAAATCCAGACTGACCCCAAACTGAGACCTGACCTGATCAAGCTCCACCCTGGCTTAGACCTGGTCCCAAGTTGAGCCCCAGCTCCTGACTGAACCTTGATCCCAGGCTGAGCCTCAATTTCTAACTAAACCCTCATCCTAGATGGAGCCTTGATCTCAGTCTGAGCCTCACTTTGTAACTGAGCCTTGATCCTAGATTGAGCCTTAGGCCCAGGCTGAGCCCCAACTCCTGACTAGATTCAGCCCTGATCTCAGCCCAAGCCTCACTTCCTAACTGATCCCTGCTCCCAGGCTGAGCCTTAATCCCAGGCTGTGTTCCGATTCCTAACTGATACCTGCTCCCACGCTGAGCCTTGATCCCAGTCTGAGCTCCAATTCTGATCTCAGCCTGAGCCAAAATACCCAGCCTGACCTCCTCACTAGTAACTGGGGGACCAAGCCTCCCCTCATAAGCCATGATCTCAGGGCAGATGTCACCCCAACTGTGACATCTCTTCACCCCCAGCTCATGCAACAGCAGACAACAGTCCTGTCCACCTCGGGCAGCTACCTGAGTCCCGGCGTGGCCTTCTCACCCTGTCACATCCAGCAGATAGGCGCCGTCAGCCTCAATGGGCTGCCCACCACACCCATCGCTCCTGCCTCTGGTGAGCCTCCTCCAGGCGCCCAAGGATGGGTGGGCAGGGCCGGAGTCAGAACCGGCCTCCTCATGACCCTCTTCCACTCTGCAGGGCTGCACTCACCCCCGCTGCTGGGCACCACTGCCGTGCCTGGCCTCGTGGCTCCCATCACCAATGGCTTTGCAGGTGTTGTGCCCTTTCCAGGTGGGCACCCCGCCCTGGAAACCGTCTATGCCAATGGCCTTGTGCCCTACCCAGGTAAATCGGGGTGGTCCTCTGGGGCCTAGGAGAGTGGCGGGGAATAAAGGTGGTGTTTCCGGAACAAGTATGAGTCCCTACGTCACAGTGCCCAGGGAACAGAAAGGCAGGAAAAAGGGTGTCTCAGCTGAGCAGATAAGAgctgtggacacaggaagggaggcCGTGGCAGGGTAGTAACACATTAAAACGGTGCATCTGGATGTTTCTGGGCTTAAATTCCAGTTCAGTGATCCTGGATGGGCTCTTTACATCCCTGagtctcagtttgctcatctgggAAATGGGGCGGATAACATCAATAGCCTCAGGGGGTTGCATTGACAATTTAATCCGTGTGCAAAAGGCTtcacacagggtctcactttgtcgcccaggctgcagtgcagtggcacaatcttggctgactgtaacctccacttcccaggttcaagtgattctcctgccttagcctcccaagtagctgggattacaggcacgtgccaccacgcccggctaatttttgtatttttagtagagacggggtttcaccatgttggccaggctgg is a window encoding:
- the CELF5 gene encoding CUGBP Elav-like family member 5 isoform X25 yields the protein MARPIQVKPADSESRGGRDRKLFVGMLNKQQSEEDVLRLFQPFGVIDECTVLRGPDGSSKGCAFVKFSSHTEAQAAIHALHGSQTMPGASSSLVVKFADTDKERTLRRMQQMVGQLGILTPSLTLPFSPYSAYAQALMQQQTTVLSTSGSYLSPGVAFSPCHIQQIGAVSLNGLPTTPIAPASGLHSPPLLGTTAVPGLVAPITNGFAGVVPFPGGHPALETVYANGLVPYPAQSPTVAETLHPAFSGVQQYTAMYPTAAITPIAHSVPQPPPLLQQQQREGPEGCNLFIYHLPQEFGDTELTQMFLPFGNIISSKVFMDRATNQSKCFGFVSFDNPASAQAAIQAMNGFQIGMKRLKVQLKRPKDPGHPY